The Carassius gibelio isolate Cgi1373 ecotype wild population from Czech Republic chromosome A24, carGib1.2-hapl.c, whole genome shotgun sequence genome window below encodes:
- the LOC127945827 gene encoding tubulin beta-5 chain-like, producing MPARVIVQLICHSNLHQSCERQSESWRSCVRLSSPSVCSRARARAHSEEHLHLHTPTAMREIVHIQAGQCGNQIGTKFWEVISDEHGIDAAGNYVGDSALQLDRINVYYNEASSHKYVPRAILVDLEPGTMDSVRSGAFGQLYRPDNFIFGQTGAGNNWAKGHYTEGAELVDSVLDVVRKECEHCDCLQGFQLTHSLGGGTGSGMGTLLISKIREEYPDRIMNTFSVMPSPKVSDTVVEPYNATLSVHQLVENTDETYCIDNEALYDICFRTLKLTTPTYGDLNHLVSATMSGVTTSLRFPGQLNADLRKLAVNMVPFPRLHFFIPGFAPLTARGSQQYRSLTVPELTQQMFDAKNMMAACDPRHGRYLTVATVFRGPMSMKEVDEQMLAIQNKNSSYFVEWIPNNVKVAVCDIPPKGLKMASTFIGNSTAIQELFKRISEQFSAMFKRKAFLHWFTGEGMDEMEFTEAESNMNDLVSEYQQYQEATANDGEEAFEDDEEEVNE from the exons ATGCCAGCACGTGTGATTGTGCAGCTGATATGTCATTCAAATCTGCACCAATCGTGTGAGAGGCAGAGTGAAAGCTGGAGATCATGTGTCAGACTGAGCTCACCCTCAGTCTGCAGCAGAGCCAGAGCCAGAGCTCACTCAGAGGAGCATCTTCATCTTCACACACCTACAGCAATGAGGGAGATCGTTCACATTCAAGCCGGACAGTGCGGCAATCAGATCGGAACAAAG TTCTGGGAAGTCATCAGTGACGAGCACGGCATCGATGCAGCCGGCAACTACGTGGGTGACTCTGCGCTGCAGCTTGACAGAATTAATGTATACTACAACGAGGCgtcct ctCACAAGTATGTTCCCAGAGCCATACTTGTGGACCTGGAGCCTGGAACTATGGACAGTGTTCGTTCTGGGGCATTTGGACAGCTGTATCGACCAGATAACTTCATCTTTG GACAGACAGGTGCAGGAAACAACTGGGCCAAGGGCCACTACACGGAAGGAGCCGAGCTGGTGGACTCTGTCCTGGATGTGGTCAGGAAGGAGTGTGAGCACTGTGATTGTCTGCAGGGCTTCCAGCTCACACACTCCCTCGGCGGAGGAACCGGATCGGGAATGGGGACTCTTCTGATCAGCAAGATCCGAGAGGAGTATCCAGACCGCATCATGAACACCTTCAGCGTCATGCCTTCACCCAAAGTGTCCGATACGGTGGTGGAGCCCTACAACGCCACACTGTCGGTGCATCAGCTGGTGGAAAACACAGATGAAACGTACTGCATCGATAACGAGGCGCTGTACGATATCTGCTTCCGCACGCTCAAGCTTACCACACCCACGTACGGCGATCTCAATCACTTAGTGTCGGCGACTATGAGTGGCGTCACCACTTCGCTACGCTTCCCCGGACAGCTGAACGCAGATCTGCGCAAGCTAGCGGTCAACATGGTGCCTTTCCCTCGCCTTCACTTCTTCATACCCGGCTTCGCGCCGTTGACCGCAAGAGGAAGTCAACAGTATCGCTCGCTCACCGTGCCTGAACTCACACAGCAGATGTTTGACGCCAAGAACATGATGGCCGCTTGTGACCCAAGGCATGGGCGATACCTCACGGTGGCCACTGTTTTCCGTGGCCCCATGTCTATGAAGGAAGTCGATGAGCAGATGTTGGCCATTCAGAACAAGAACAGCAGCTATTTCGTAGAGTGGATCCCCAACAACGTTAAAGTGGCGGTGTGCGATATCCCACCCAAGGGACTGAAGATGGCCTCCACTTTTATCGGCAACAGCACGGCCATCCAGGAGCTCTTCAAACGCATTTCCGAGCAGTTTTCGGCAATGTTCAAACGCAAGGCCTTCCTGCATTGGTTCACTGGCGAGGGAATGGATGAGATGGAGTTCACCGAGGCCGAGAGCAATATGAACGACCTGGTGTCGGAGTATCAGCAGTACCAGGAGGCTACGGCCAATGATGGCGAGGAAGCATTTGAGGATGATGAGGAAGAGGTGAACGAGTGA
- the LOC127945961 gene encoding uncharacterized protein LOC127945961 has protein sequence MLIKVQLGGKKKYIKLEEVCFSDFLSAVQQKFMISENTTLKVTDDQGIEVDEDVFPELATTKEMCFIIHTDDELLFAETSKNSVDFSDLTEFGASSNQTEYVTLTTCDLTVLQQGVVEGPSSPSLTDTLSVSSRLSSSDSGSQMLQPLTDSFSARNNIKQILTSKTAGMTVIKEYEDTGSLKDSTRRLMVNIIVAHMHEKEGRTVSKATKEFHALGIVSLFPSLKDPYSKKGYEHFYDIQSNKGFLEWRIKTVQRKSRTTSASQSRVELKGGPTLSRTIGTIDDQRIGDECLEAVSLLNHTTDRDLVFQKMRETFHYRQQILHKPQRSADVLQMFPRFLDVKGLILQDFSLMFGAEVASRFLEKWNTSFKEKVIQEARNLKETALLKQHLKAVLKEGSDTTDDPEWDSDMASLFVLLHLLTPQPAGRKRPKKISVGEATDHLVKFHKSFQSLDDHLLTTEGNPQPYLLASGTSKAQVSTFYIVLDRKVLPCQSCTSLGAFDELFKSHFVFSVKYDDALSSLYTFLQTTVYNIDISTTEETPRVKELRARLLNKH, from the exons ATGTTGATAAAAGTGCAACTTGGagggaagaaaaaatatataaaactggaaGAAGTTTGTTTCTCAGATTTTCTTAGTGCAG TCCAACAGAAGTTTATGATATCAGAGAATACAACATTGAAAGTCACAGATGACCAGGGCATAGAGGTGGATGAGGATGTATTCCCAGAACTTGCAACAaccaaagaaatgtgttttatcatCCACACTGATGATG AACTTCTGTTTGCTGAAACATCCAAGAATTCTGTTGACTTCTCAGACCTGACAGAGTTTGGTGCCTCTTCAAATCAGACAGAATATGTTACGCTCACTACTTGTG ATTTGACTGTCCTGCAGCAAGGGGTTGTTGAAGGACCCTCCTCCCCAAGTCTGACAGATACATTGTCTGTCTCAAGCAGATTAAGCAGCAGTGATTCTGGATCTCAAATGCTTCAACCTTTAACGGACAGTTTCAGtgcaagaaat aaTATAAAGCAAATTCTTACTTCAAAGACAGCAGGGATGACTGTGATCAAAGAGTATGAAGACACTGGGAGTTTGAAAGATTCCACAAGGCGGTTAATGGTGAACATAATTGTAGCTCACATGCATGAAAAAGAAGG GAGAACTGTTAGTAAAGCAACAAAGGAGTTCCATGCCCTTGGGATTGTGTCCCTGTTCCCATCTTTGAAAGACCCATACTCTAAAAAAGGATAT GAACATTTCTATGACATTCAGAGCAACAAAGGCTTTCTTGAGTGGCGTATAAAGACCGTGCAACGTAAATCCAGAACCACCTCTGCATCACAGAGCAGAGTGGAGCTAAAAGGAGGTCCCACATTATCAAGAACGATTGGAACTATAGATGACCAGCGAATAGGAGATGAATGTCTGGAAGCTGTGTCTCTCCTCAATCACACAACTGACCGTGACTTAGTGTTCCAGAAGATGAGAGAAACTTTCCACTACCGTCAGCAGATTCTTCACAAGCCACAGCGCTCAGCTGATGTACTACAAATGTTTCCTCGTTTCTTGGACGTCAAAGGACTG attttgcaAGACTTCTCACTAATGTTTGGAGCAGAGGTTGCTTCAAGGTTTCTGGAAAAATGGAACACCAGTTTCAAAGAAAAAGTCATCCAGGAGGCCAGGAACCTTAAAGAGACTGCTCTCCTGAAACAGCATCTGAAAGCTGTACTGAAAGAAGGATCTGATACTACTGATGATCCAG AATGGGACAGTGACATGGCCTCTCTATTTGTCCTGCTTCATCTTCTTACTCCACAACCAGCTGGAAGAAAGCGGCCCAAGAAGATCAGTGTTGGAGAGGCAACAGATCATCTGGTCAAATTTCATAAG tcATTCCAAAGCCTTGATGATCATCTCCTGACAACTGAAGGAAACCCTCAGCCATATCTTCTCGCCTCAGGGACTTCAAAAGCACAGGTTTCCACCTTTTACATTGTCTTGGACAGAAAAGTTCTGCCTTGTCAATCATGTACATCCTTGGGTGCCTTTGATGAGCTGTTCAAGTCCcattttgttttcagtgtgaAGTATGATGATGCTCTGTCCAGTCTGTACACATTTTTGCAGACAACTGTGTACAATATCGATATAAGTACAACTGAGGAAACTCCAAGGGTCAAAGAGCTAAGAGCAAGACTGTTGAACAAGCACTAA